The following proteins are co-located in the Halarcobacter sp. genome:
- the rsmG gene encoding 16S rRNA (guanine(527)-N(7))-methyltransferase RsmG encodes MALKELLKEINIDKEFEHRCQTFITLLQQWGKVHNLSGRLDKEDIIENIEDSIYPLKFIEKYESFADIGTGAGYPGLILAMANANAKAYLIEPRLKRVSFLNFVKNTLELKNVEVIANRVEKINDIKVDLITSRAVTNTKLLLDLTTNIKKDDTAYLFYKGTLLEDEIQQVKINNYDVVNRKDRNYLYIKKENNDF; translated from the coding sequence ATGGCATTAAAAGAACTTTTAAAAGAGATAAATATTGATAAAGAGTTTGAGCATAGATGCCAAACCTTTATTACATTGTTACAACAATGGGGGAAAGTTCACAATCTTAGTGGAAGATTAGATAAAGAAGATATTATTGAAAATATTGAAGATTCAATTTATCCATTAAAATTTATTGAAAAATATGAAAGCTTTGCTGATATTGGAACTGGGGCAGGTTATCCTGGACTTATATTAGCTATGGCTAATGCAAATGCAAAAGCATATTTAATTGAACCACGTTTAAAAAGAGTTTCTTTTTTAAATTTTGTAAAAAACACTTTAGAGCTTAAAAATGTAGAAGTAATTGCAAATAGAGTAGAAAAAATTAATGATATAAAAGTTGACTTAATAACTTCAAGAGCAGTAACTAATACAAAACTTCTTTTAGATTTAACTACAAATATTAAAAAAGATGATACTGCATATCTTTTTTATAAAGGAACTTTACTAGAAGATGAGATTCAACAAGTAAAAATAAATAATTATGATGTGGTAAATAGAAAAGATAGAAATTATCTTTATATAAAAAAGGAAAATAATGATTTTTAA